The Candidatus Synechococcus calcipolaris G9 nucleotide sequence GCCATGAAAGCCTACGGGTTGCTCCTCTGTCTGGGATTACTCATTCCTACCCCCGTTTTGGGCCAATCCCTGGGATCCGATGCCCTTTACCAGGCGATCGCTAATCAAGACTGGGCTAGGGCAATCCAAGTAGTGGATCAAATGATTCAGGCCAACCCAGGTCAGGCCAATGAACTCCGCCGCTATCGCCAGGAATTAATCCAACTCCAGCAGCGTCCCCCCAATGCCCAGCAACGGCCGACCCGTCCCTCAGCGCAAGTGGGTACTGCCCCGATTATTCGTCGCCAAAATGGAATTCCCGTCATTCGGGTATTATTTAATCAGCGACTTGCCTCGGAAATGATGGTGGACACCGGTGCAAGTATGACCGTTATTACGCGACCCCTTGCACGGGCCCTGGGTATCACCCCCGCCAATGTTGTAGATAATGCCGTTTTTAACACCGCCAATGGCCAGACAGTTATGCCGATTGTTTATGTGCGATCCCTGGATGTTGCTGGTCTGAACCAAACCATGATCCCGGTGGCGATCGCCGGCCCAGAATTATCCATGGGACTGCTGGGGCAGGATTTTTTACAGCAGTTTGATCTGAGTTTACGCCAAGATCACATTCAGTTTCATCGCCGCTCGTCGGGCAATTAGGCGTCACGTTTTGCCATTTGTAGAGGTACTATGCCATGCCGACCCTTCTGAAATGGACTATAGAGGCCTACCACCGCCTGATTGACCAGGAAGTGCTGGCTGAAAAAAAAGTCGAACTCTTAGACGGTGATATTGTCATAATGCCCCCGGAAAGTCCACTGCATAGTTACACCACCCGAAAAAGCACGGATTATCTCAGGCAAAAATTTCAGAACACGGCCCTCATCATTGAATCCCATCCCATCACCCTGAGTACGTCCGAACCAGAACCAGATATCACAGTTGCCATTCCACCTCAAGAACGATATAAAGAGCGACATCCCACCCCCAATGACATTTTCTGGATCATTGAAATCTCAAACGTTACCTTAGCTTATGACCTGAACGACAAAAAGCGCGTCTATGCTCAGGCCGGGATTTCTGAATATTGGGTGGTTGATCTAAATGCGCGTCAAGTTTTTATTTTCCGTGATCCGAGCCAGAGTGATTATCAAACTCAGCAAACTCTCTCCACAGGTGTCATTATTCCCCAGGCCTTCCCGAAGTTAGAGTTATCTATTTTAGAACTTTTTCACTGGTAGGTTAGAATTTGTTACACATCTGTCATCCTGGATGTTGATTTTCGTGCCCTTAGGCTTCAATGAGTACCCGTCCCTGGGGATAGGCAATACAGGTGAGAATAAAGCCCTCGGCCTGCTCATCCTCCTCCAGGGCTTCGGGATCAAAGTCCTCTAACTTGACATCCCCCTCTACTTTGCGTTTTTTGCAGGTTCCACAACTGCCCGAACGGCAACTGCTGCGGATTTTTACCCCCTCCTGCTCCGCTAACTCCAAAATGGAGAGGTCACCATCGGCCGTCACTTCCTTGCTGGACTTGGTAAAGACCACCACTAAACCACTATTTGTGGCCGGGGCTGGGGCATTGGCCACTGGGGCAGAAACCTCCATACCCTCGACGGCGGTATTCTCCCCAGAACTTGTCTCCCGATTCCCTAAAATACCCGCTAATCCATAGCCCGATCGGGGGGTTAAGGATGGTGTTGGTGTCACGACGGCCGAACCTGCCGGATTCCCTGGGGATGCACTGGCCGGTTTTGCAGGGGTGGATGGGGCCGGTTTCGGTTTTTTGCCACCAAAACTTTCCTCGTGGTACTGCTCCATGGGAAAATTCAGGCCTGCCAGCAGGGACTTGACCCCCGCCATAAACGGATTGGGGCCGCAAACATAGACGGTGCGATCGCGAAAATCAGGGGCAATGAGTTCCAGCATCGGGGCATTCAGGCGACCCGTCAGGCCGGCCCAGGATTGATGGTCTTGGCGACGACTCAGACTAATGGCTAACTTGAAGCGGGGCATCCGTTGACTGAGGGTTTCTAGTTCTTTCTGGTAAATAATATCTTCAGGGGTGCGGGCATTGTGGAAGAAAATAACATCACAGGGGGCTGCCGTATCGTAGAGCCAGCGAGTCATGGACATCATCGGCGTAATCCCACTTCCGGCGGAAATAAACAGTACCTTTTCCGACGGCTGATTCACGCAGGTAAACTTGCCCAGGGGGCCGCTTATATTGATCCAATCTCCCACGGATAGATTGTCGTGGAGCCAATTGGACACCAACCCAGGGGGCGACAGGGGCGCATCTTCGGGGGGAGGAACTCGTTTAACCGTAACTTCCAGAGTGTGCGGTCGGGACGGGGTGGAGGAAATGGAATAGGAGCGATTAATGGATTCGCCGCCAATCTCTAGGTCAAGGGTAATAAATTGCCCTGGTTTATAGTTAAAGAGAACCGGGGGTTCGGCAATAAAGCAAAAGGTTTTAACGTCAGCGGTTTCTTGAATAATGCGAGCGCAACAGAGTTTTATATCGCCTTTTTTCCAAGGGTTCAGGTTTTCCAAGTCCAAGAGTTCTACGGGCATGGGGGCCACAGCAGGTAAGACCGGATCTGTGTTCTCTAGGTGCAAGACAGTGGGCATACTCACCAAGGGAGATTGACTTTCTCCCTGGCTATTAGACTGCATCACCTCCAAGGAAAAGGAGGACAGTTCAATGCGATCGCCCACGGACAGGGGATAGGCCTGCTGGGGGGTTAGGGCCTGTTGCTTGATACGAGTGCCGGCCCGACTATTCAAATCAATGAACTGGTAGCGATCGCCCTGATAGATGATTTTGGCATGGAGGCGACTGACCTCAGTACTGGGGAGAATTAACTGGCAATCGGGCAGGCGACCAATTAAAAATTCCTGCTGGGGTAAATGGGCAACAATAATATCAATATCTTGATTGAGACTCGCGTCCTGATCATTTTTAAGCTTCAGTTTGAGCATACAGACCCTACGGCCAAAAGCATACCTCTACAGAATAAGCACAGATGATTTTTTCGTGTAAAATATATTTTTTATTTTGAACAATTGGAAATGATTAGAAACAGTCTCGCTCCCTTGGGCCCGTTTCCTTAGGCTTCTTTTTTTGCCGCCTGGGGGTGACGGTGTACCAAGGTTGTACTGGCTTGATCCACGGGCATTAAAACAATTTGATTAATATTCACATGGGCTGGACGGCTGGCACAAAACAAAATGGTCTCTGCCACATCCTGGGCCGTCAGTGGGGTCAAATTTTCGTAGACCTGAGCCGCCCGATCGCCATCCCCATGGAAGCGCACCTGGCTAAATTCCGTTTCCACCAGTCCCGGTTCAATGCCTGTCACCCGCAGGGGGGTACCCAGCAGATCTAATTTCAATCCGGTGGTTAGGGCCTGTACCGCCGCCTTGGTGGCACAGTAGACATGGCCGCGGGGATAGACCTGCAAACCAGCGATGGAGCCGACGTTAATAATATGGCCCCGCTGTTCTTTTAGCATTCCCGGTAGCAGGGCCCGGGTCACATAGAGAAGCCCCTTAATATTCGTGTCAATCATTTCTTCCCAATCTTCAAGACTGGCCTCAGGAAAGGGTTCTAACCCTCGGCTCAGTCCGGCATTGTTGATCAAAATATCAATGGTTGACCATTCTGGATCCAAGGTTTTCAGGACGTGATCCACTTGGGGGCGATCGCGCACATCTAGGGCCAAGCAATGACTAGAAACGCCATAGGTTGTCTCTAGGTGGGCTGCCAGGTGTTCTAGGCGTTCTAATCGACGGGCAACGAGGATCAGTCTGGCCCCAGCAGCCCCAAAGACTTCGGCACAGGCTTGGCCAATACCGCTACTGGCTCCGGTGATGAAAACCGTTGTATTCCTAACATCCATGCCTAACAGCCCAACCTTCCTAGCCCGTTCTCCCGCCAATGGGACAACCTGTTACTTGTAAGCCTTAATGCATTGATCTACCAGGGGTTGCACTTTATCCACATCTTGCCAGCCCAGGATTTCCGTGGCTTTCTTTTGCAGGTTTTTATAGGTACGGAAGAACTCGGAAATTTCCTCTAGGCGATGGGGGGCAACATCCGTCAGGGATTTAACCTGGCTATAGCGAGGATCATCAGCGGGAACACAGAGAATTTTTTCATCGCGATCGCCACTGTCAATCATTTCCAACATACCAATGGGGCGGGAGGCAATCACACAGCCTGGAAAGGTCGGCTCATCCATCATCACCAAACCATCTAGGGGATCCCCGTCATCCGCCAGGGTATTGGGAATAAAGCCATAGTCGAAGGGATAATTCACCGCCGAATACAGCACCCGATCCAGGATAAAGGCATTCATATCCTTGTCAAATTCATACTTATTGCGACTGCCGCCACAGATTTCCACCAGCACATTGATTAAACCAGGCTTGGGTTGGGCAGGAATGCGAGAAAGGTCTAGGCTCATAGTTAGGGATGGTTAATGATAAACAAAATGTATTTACAAGCATAGATCGCCCCTGGCCCCTCGGAGCGAGTTTATCTCGGCAAACCACTCCTGTGATATAAAATTATCGGACAATAAAAAATTTGAAATCGTTATAATTGACTCAAATTTTGCGATCGCCACCTACCCCTGGCTAACCCCAATGCAAGAACCCCATATTCCCACTGCCAGTGAAGACGTTCTGAGGTACGAGTACATCGAGAATGCTATTCGGGCCTATCAACGACAACTCACCTTTGACTTAGCCGTCAAACTAGGGGAGAACATTGGCTGGACACTGGATTCAGATCAAGGCAAGGGTTCCCATCAGTGCCTCAAAAAAAATGGCCAGACCGTTATCCTTTCCCAACCCAATGGTGATACCTACGTCATTGGTACCGCCCGCAGAATTCTTAAGCAGATTTTTCAGCCCCTCGTTGACAGTGGACAGTTGAAAACTCACCAACAAGAACAATTAGTGCAGGAAATTGAAGAGCACCTTGACGAAACCCTTACTTGGTTTAATGCGGAAGCCGTAGTTTCCTTACAAGATCTGCAAGAACGCTATGAAGAAACTATCAGCAATGTTGTTCCTAACCTGGAAGCGGCAGAAGCGTTAGTAGATGAACTTCAGGTCATCATTGAGCAAAAAGATCAACAACTAGCCCAATTAGCCCTTGATGTACAACGGGTTCAAACTGAGCAACAGGGTATGGAACTGACCCAGGAGAATCCTGACCTCACAGAGTTAGGCAATGAGTTAGGTGGAGGGGAGGCACTCCCTGAAAATGTGGATCTAGACCGTTTAATCAGTGACTTGGCGGGAGATCAATCCAGTGGCGATCTCCGGGATATTCAGGGTGGACTGAGCATTGATGAAGAAATTGCCCGGATCAGTGAACTGGCAGGGACAGAGGTTTTTAGCCGTAACCAGGAACTAGAGCAGCAAGTTCAGCAGCTAAATGCAGAAATTCAACGGCTACAGGGGGAACGCCAGGATGTCCAGACCCAACTAGACGCTGCCCAGAACCTCGTCCAAACGCTTCAGGAACAGGTTCAGAATCTGGAAACAACGGCGATCGCCCACGACCATTTGCAACAAGCCCATGGGGAACTCCTAGCTCAAGTTCAACAGTTACAGTCCCAAGAAGTCCATCGCCACGACCTGGAAGAACAGGTCTCCAACTTTGCCATGGAGCAGGCATCCCTTCAGGAGCAACTCACCACCCTTGAGCAGATCAATCAAACCCTGCGGGAACAGTTAGATCAGCAGCCTGATGCAGACGTAGAGCCAGAGGAATCAGAACAATTGCATGGGGCCTCAACAGCGGTGGAACAAGGGATTTCATGGGATAGTGATGATAATAGCGATGATGACGATACTAAGTCCCTCGTGAAATATCTCAGTAAACAGGTTGACTATCTCAATGATCAGGTGAAATATCTCAATGAACAGTTAGATGTCTCCCAGGCGGCGGTGAATCCCCTACAAGAGCGCATTGCCTCTCTCCAAGCCCAACTGGCAGAGGTTTCGACTGGTGAACAATCCTCCACAACGGATATACAGCAGGAACAACAACTCAATCGTCAACTGAAACGCCTGTCCCGCCGTCAAGAAAATGTCAACTGGATCGCCAGTATGGCCGCAGCGGTGGTGGTTGCCTTACCCATGGTTCCCTCCTGGGGGCGACCCTTGGCGGTGTTGGCTATTCCCGTTGCCGGGGCGATCGCTAAGCAATCCTCTAAAAAGTAGGGCAGTCAACAAAAAATAATCAAGCAATAAGCACCGTATTACTATCTGGGAGAGATCCCTTAGTCTTTCTCTGTTTCTCTATCCCTAGCTATTTGTGTTCAATATTGGTCATGTACTTTTTTTGTGGATTCGTATAAGCCTCTGGGTTTCAACTACATACAAATATCCAGCGGTATGGTCGCCTAGGGCATTGAGATATTTTGCCTATTTTGCCCCACTCTGTGTCCTCACCCCTGTTCTAGCCCAATCCCCTGAAACCTCAGCAATTTTTGAGCTAGAGGTAAATCGAGCTAGTCAAGGCGATGTGGTCGTGTACCTACGGGATGATGATATTTGGATTCCCTGGCAAGACCTTCTGGATGCGGGGTTAAAGGATTTTGGTGGAGAACGGGAGATCATTCAAGGGATTGAGCATGTGTCCCTCCAGTCCCTCGCCCCAGACATTACCTTTGAGCGGGATGATGTGGAGCTTGTTTTACGAGTTCGTTCTAGGGCAGATTTTTTAGGGGAAGATGTCTTTGATCTTGGGAGTCGGGTTGTCCCCGCTGGCATTATTTACAGTCAACCCCTCAGTGCCTATTTGAACTATGGGGTGCAATGGCAAGATTTTGAAACCTTAACAGCGGGTACGGAAGTTGCCCTTAGTTTTGGTGGCAATGCCCTCTACTCCGCCTTTAGCTTGGCGGGGGATGGGTCAATTAATCGCGGTATTAGCAATCTCACCCTGGATAACCGCCATAGTTTAACGAGCTTGGTCATTGGGGATACCCAGGTAAGTACGGACTTGCTGGGGGGGGGTGGCCTCCTGGGGGGCATTAGTTGGGGCCGCAATTTTGGTTTAAGCCCCTATCTGGTTCGCCAGCCTGCTTTTAATGTCAGTGGTGTGGCGGAAACGCCCTCCCAGGCAGAAATCTACGTCAATAATCGGCTCATTCGTACCCTAGATCGTCCCCCCCGGCCCCTTTCGCTTAGTCAATCTTCCCCAATCTGGCGGCTTTAATCGAGTACGAGTCATTGTCCGCGGGCTGGATGGCCAGGAGCAGGTCT carries:
- a CDS encoding retropepsin-like aspartic protease family protein; its protein translation is MKAYGLLLCLGLLIPTPVLGQSLGSDALYQAIANQDWARAIQVVDQMIQANPGQANELRRYRQELIQLQQRPPNAQQRPTRPSAQVGTAPIIRRQNGIPVIRVLFNQRLASEMMVDTGASMTVITRPLARALGITPANVVDNAVFNTANGQTVMPIVYVRSLDVAGLNQTMIPVAIAGPELSMGLLGQDFLQQFDLSLRQDHIQFHRRSSGN
- a CDS encoding Uma2 family endonuclease, with the protein product MPTLLKWTIEAYHRLIDQEVLAEKKVELLDGDIVIMPPESPLHSYTTRKSTDYLRQKFQNTALIIESHPITLSTSEPEPDITVAIPPQERYKERHPTPNDIFWIIEISNVTLAYDLNDKKRVYAQAGISEYWVVDLNARQVFIFRDPSQSDYQTQQTLSTGVIIPQAFPKLELSILELFHW
- a CDS encoding 2Fe-2S iron-sulfur cluster-binding protein, whose protein sequence is MLKLKLKNDQDASLNQDIDIIVAHLPQQEFLIGRLPDCQLILPSTEVSRLHAKIIYQGDRYQFIDLNSRAGTRIKQQALTPQQAYPLSVGDRIELSSFSLEVMQSNSQGESQSPLVSMPTVLHLENTDPVLPAVAPMPVELLDLENLNPWKKGDIKLCCARIIQETADVKTFCFIAEPPVLFNYKPGQFITLDLEIGGESINRSYSISSTPSRPHTLEVTVKRVPPPEDAPLSPPGLVSNWLHDNLSVGDWINISGPLGKFTCVNQPSEKVLFISAGSGITPMMSMTRWLYDTAAPCDVIFFHNARTPEDIIYQKELETLSQRMPRFKLAISLSRRQDHQSWAGLTGRLNAPMLELIAPDFRDRTVYVCGPNPFMAGVKSLLAGLNFPMEQYHEESFGGKKPKPAPSTPAKPASASPGNPAGSAVVTPTPSLTPRSGYGLAGILGNRETSSGENTAVEGMEVSAPVANAPAPATNSGLVVVFTKSSKEVTADGDLSILELAEQEGVKIRSSCRSGSCGTCKKRKVEGDVKLEDFDPEALEEDEQAEGFILTCIAYPQGRVLIEA
- a CDS encoding SDR family oxidoreductase — protein: MDVRNTTVFITGASSGIGQACAEVFGAAGARLILVARRLERLEHLAAHLETTYGVSSHCLALDVRDRPQVDHVLKTLDPEWSTIDILINNAGLSRGLEPFPEASLEDWEEMIDTNIKGLLYVTRALLPGMLKEQRGHIINVGSIAGLQVYPRGHVYCATKAAVQALTTGLKLDLLGTPLRVTGIEPGLVETEFSQVRFHGDGDRAAQVYENLTPLTAQDVAETILFCASRPAHVNINQIVLMPVDQASTTLVHRHPQAAKKEA
- a CDS encoding inorganic diphosphatase encodes the protein MSLDLSRIPAQPKPGLINVLVEICGGSRNKYEFDKDMNAFILDRVLYSAVNYPFDYGFIPNTLADDGDPLDGLVMMDEPTFPGCVIASRPIGMLEMIDSGDRDEKILCVPADDPRYSQVKSLTDVAPHRLEEISEFFRTYKNLQKKATEILGWQDVDKVQPLVDQCIKAYK